A genomic window from Brassica oleracea var. oleracea cultivar TO1000 chromosome C8, BOL, whole genome shotgun sequence includes:
- the LOC106309648 gene encoding methyl-CpG-binding domain-containing protein 10-like — MTHTDEMVSIELPAPSSWKKLFYPEFAGSPRKTNIVFVAPTGERISSRKQLEKYLKAHPGSPVISEFDWTNGESPRRSSRISQMVKATPTPTPDEKEPPKKRRRSSLSKKGGKGAAAAENNEEAQEGEAVAEENVEADKNGEAEESAVKENKEGEKAEAEAKAKAKAEAEAEAKAEKAEKENKEDEKTEAEKPMEVDTSEVVKKAEGEGAAEEPPKVEDLKDTEMKEPVEAVAEVNEEEKAAEKETENKDSVAAEANGKENALAADAEADKVNGTEEADDKKTEAAATVIEWTEGDAAGTRKEFVVV, encoded by the exons ATGACGCACACAGACGAGATGGTGTCCATTGAGCTACCAGCCCCTTCTTCATGGAAGAAACTG TTTTATCCGGAGTTTGCAGGTTCACCGAGGAAGACAAATATCGTGTTCGTAGCTCCAACTGGTGAAAGGATCAGCTCACGCAAGCAGCTTGAGAAGTACCTCAAGGCTCACCCTGGGAGCCCTGTCATCTCTGAGTTTGATTGGACTAATGGGGAGTCTCCGAGGCGATCTTCCAGGATCAGCCAGATGGTGAAGGCTACACCAACGCCCACTCCTGATGAGAAAGAGCCTCCCAAGAAGAGGAGACGCTCTTCTCTCTCTAAGAAGGGGGGTAAAGGGGCTGCTGCTGCTGAGAACAACGAAGAGGCGCAAGAAGGTGAGGCTGTTGCTGAGGAGAATGTGGAGGCTGACAAGAACGGAGAGGCGGAAGAGTCTGCTGTGAAGGAGAACAAAGAGGGTGAGAAGGCTGAGGCTGAGGCTAAGGCTAAGGCTAAGGCTGAGGCTGAGGCTGAGGCTAAGGCTGAGAAGGCTGAGAAGGAGAACAAGGAGGATGAAAAGACTGAGGCCGAAAAGCCTATGGAAGTGGATACCTCTGAGGTGGTGAAGAAGGCTGAGGGTGAAGGAGCCGCTGAAGAACCTCCCAAGGTTGAAGACCTCAAGGACACCGAGATGAAAGAACCAGTGGAAGCTGTTGCTGAGGTGAATGAAGAGGAGAAGGCTGCTGAGAAAGAGACTGAGAACAAGGACAGCGTGGCAGCAGAAGCTAACGGAAAGGAGAATGCGCTTGCTGCCGATGCAGAAGCTGATAAGGTGAATGGAACAGAAGAAGCTGATGACAAGAAGACAGAAGCTGCAGCAACAGTAATCGAGTGGACCGAGGGGGACGCCGCAGGCACAAGGAAAGAGTTTGTTGTTGTTTGA
- the LOC106311806 gene encoding uncharacterized protein LOC106311806 — MSSQKQAVSVRDLVEEAKKRIVILVICVVGLSYLLSLTSSSVWVNLPAAACLIILLRYFSFDVELKRKAAAYNSKPSSLSGPSLSKPPELPKAAPRSDWRSKVNSQVVEDALDRFTRHLVSEWVLDLWYSRITPDKQGPEELVFIINHVLGELSRRFRNVNLIDLLTRDIIDIICRHVELFRECQAKIERKGRRSLSFEERDSELRHVMATNDKLHPALFSLESEHKVLQHIMDRLISLTFRPEDMHCAFFHYTVRELLACCVMRPVLNLANPRFINERIEAAVISRTKTKGGSSAAKETSQSEDLSEVSHDHFSRYLDPSVTGVELVQLKNEQQKRKNATDKQHVADLAKDPLLSMDTRSSRSWESLPLTSKIVDDSKYLQGHRGGEGWGDVLEKMSQRKTETLSPEHLESVWAKGRNYKKKEGERVPPRLSIKESCNDGDNARPKNFNENTVNARGSSQPKVVESHLSSYSSAEEDEETNSSHSSTSEDEETVTGLNSPGTRVWDGRTNKNPSVSRIHHPLENSGRRFKQTSKGHERYEKASRHRSSRKRSKRSGLIQGDDDSDDSEHDSLARSYSGISATSSASYNSVAESDLPSAPRSSLLVDSFAKLRCEVTGANIVKSSSKMFAVYSISVTDDSNHSWSIKRRFRHFEELHQRLKVFPEYNLYLPPKHFLSTGVDIPVIHERCVLLDTYLKKLLQLPRISGSIEVWDFLSVDSQTYAFSSSFSIIETLTVKPARKTSTVSTSIANMTEAAPAPLPSRENLSSENGKSGQHVRNNVMVDDLKSKVKAPGNDHTKTSDADVRNSKENGGLKVGNQADAMALPGLPTEWVPPKLTLPLLDLVDVVLQLQEGGWIRRKAFWVAKQILQLGMGDALDDWVLEKIRLLRRGTVVASGIQRVEQILWPDGIFMTKHPKRKQQSSTSDEEQQQEAERRAKFVHELMIEKAPATIVSLVGQNEYKQCAEDLYFFLQSSVCLKQLAFDLLELLLLSAFPEMEKAFKQLRDEKHIFGQYTPN; from the exons ATGAGCAGCCAGAAGCAGGCGGTGTCAGTTCGGGACCTGGTAGAGGAAGCCAAGAAGCGGATCGTGATACTGGTGATATGCGTCGTCGGACTCTCATACCTCCTCTCTC TGACGAGTTCATCGGTTTGGGTCAACCTCCCTGCTGCTGCGTGCTTGATCATCCTCCTTCGTTACTTCTCATTCGACGTCGAATTGAAAAGAAAGGCTGCAGCTTACAACAGCAAACCTTCTTCACTGAGTGGACCGTCTCTAAGTAAGCCTCCAGAGCTTCCTAAAGCAGCTCCACGGTCTGACTGGAGAAGTAAAGTTAACTCACAGGTTGTTGAGGATGCATTGGATCGCTTCACTCGTCACCTCGTTTCGGAATGGGTGCTTGATCTCTGGTACTCCCGCATAACACCGGATAAGCAAGGTCCTGAGGAGCTGGTGTTTATTATTAACCATGTTCTTGGAGAACTTTCGCGGCGGTTTAGGAACGTTAATCTCATTGATCTGTTGACAAG GGATATAATTGATATTATATGTCGTCATGTGGAGCTTTTCCGTGAGTGTCAAGCAAAGATTGAGAGAAAAGGAAGAAGAAGCCTCAGTTTCGAAGAGAGAGACTCAGAACTAAGACATGTGATGGCCACAAATGATAAATTGCACCCTGCATTATTCTCCCTTGAATCTGAGCATAAG GTTTTGCAGCATATAATGGACAGACTCATTTCACTAACGTTTAGGCCAGAGGATATGCACTGTGCTTTTTTCCATTATACCGTGAGGGAGCTTCTTGCTTGCTGTGTGATGCGACCAGTCCTAAATTTAGCCAATCCTCG GTTCATTAATGAGAGGATTGAAGCTGCTGTGATATCAAGGACAAAGACTAAAGGCGGATCTAGTGCTGCAAAAGAGACTTCTCAATCTGAAGATCTCTCGGAAGTTTCTCATGATCACTTTTCTAGATATCTGGACCCCTCTGTCACAGGTGTTGAGCTTGTGCAACTGAAAAATGAACAGCAGAAAAGGAAAAATGCTACAGATAAACAGCATGTAGCAGATTTGGCCAAAGATCCATTGCTTTCAATGGACACTCGATCTTCCCGATCGTGGGAGTCCCTCCCCTTAACTTCCAAAATAGTTGATGATAGTAAATATCTTCAAGGGCATCGAGGAGGAGAGGGATGGGGTGACGTATTAGAGAAGATGTCACAAAGGAAAACTGAGACCCTTTCTCCAGAGCATCTTGAAAGCGTGTGGGCAAAAGGAAGAAATTATAAAAAGAAGGAAGGTGAGAGGGTGCCCCCGAGACTTTCTATCAAGGAATCGTGCAACGATGGTGATAATGCACGGCCTAAAAACTTCAATGAAAACACTGTGAATGCAAGAGGATCCAGTCAGCCTAAGGTAGTAGAGAGTCACTTATCAAGTTATTCCTCTGCTGAAGAGGACGAGGAAACAAACAGTAGTCATTCTTCTACATCTGAGGACGAGGAAACGGTAACAGGTCTAAACAGTCCTGGGACTCGAGTCTGGGATGGTCGAACTAACAAAAATCCTAGTGTGTCACGGATACACCATCCACTTGAAAATTCTGGTCGTCGTTTCAAACAGACCAGTAAAGGGCATGAACGTTATGAGAAAGCATCCAGGCATCGGTCTAGCAGGAAGAGATCCAAACGTTCTGGACTCATTCAAGGCGATGATGATAGCGATGATTCTGAACATGATTCTTTGGCGAGATCATATAGTGGAATCTCTGCAACATCGTCTGCATCATACAATTCAGTGGCGGAGAGTGACCTTCCCAGTGCCCCTAGAAGTTCATTGTTGGTTGATTCCTTTGCCAAATTGAGATGTGAG GTTACGGGTGCCAATATTGTGAAGAGTAGTTCTAAGATGTTTGCCGTGTATTCAATTTCCGTCACAGATGATAGTAATCATAGCTGGTCTATCAAAAGAAG ATTTCGACATTTTGAAGAGCTTCACCAGCGGCTTAAAGTGTTTCCCGAGTACAATCTTTATTTACCGCCGAAGCATTTCCTATCAACAGGCGTGGATATACCTGTTATACACGAGCGATGTGTACTGCTTGATACCTATCTCAAG AAGCTTTTGCAACTACCAAGAATTTCAGGATCAATTGAAGTGTGGGACTTCCTTAGTGTGGATTCCCAG ACTTATGCCTTCTCAAGTTCTTTCTCTATCATTGAGACGCTCACGG TTAAACCTGCCCGTAAGACATCTACAGTTTCTACAAGTATAGCCAATATGACCGAGGCGGCGCCAGCTCCTCTTCCTTCGAGAGAAAATCTGAGTTCAGAGAATGGGAAATCGGGTCAACATGTGAGGAATAACGTTATGGTGGATGATCTGAAGTCAAAAGTGAAAGCTCCTGGAAATGATCATACGAAGACGTCTGATGCAGATGTAAGAAATAGCAAAGAGAACGGCGGGCTTAAAGTGGGTAATCAAGCTGATGCAATGGCCTTACCCGGCCTGCCCACAGAG TGGGTTCCTCCAAAGCTAACATTGCCCCTACTAGACTTGGTAGATGTTGTCTTACAGCTCCAGGAGGGTGGGTGGATCAG GCGGAAAGCTTTTTGGGTTGCCAAACAGATACTTCAACTTGGGATGGGCGATGCATTAGACGATTGGGTACTCGAGAAAATTCGTCTTTTGCGGCGGGGAACTGTAGTTGCTTCTGGAATTCAGCGGGTTGAACAG ATACTATGGCCGGATGGGATATTTATGACAAAACATCCAAAAAGGAAGCAACAATCCAGTACTTCTGACGAGGAGCAGCAACAAGAAGCAGAGAGACGAGCCAAGTTTGTTCATGAATTAATGATTG AAAAAGCCCCAGCGACTATAGTGAGCCTTGTGGGTCAAAACGAGTATAAACAATGTGCGGAAGACCTCTACTTCTTCCTTCAG TCATCAGTGTGTCTAAAGCAATTAGCATTTGACCTCCTGGAGCTGTTGCTACTCTCTGCGTTTCCGGAAATGGAGAAGGCTTTCAAACAGTTGCGTGACGAAAAACACATCTTTGGTCAATACACACCAAACTGA
- the LOC106311807 gene encoding uncharacterized protein LOC106311807, with translation MMKPTAKSIERVGRFLRKSLGSIKSTICFGKHHTLPKINNTPLLSPFSCSLHRSCPQDSQTEETYSVFSSESTAVAETRDESLINKVRHKKKPKKKKVAEPMEEAKRRGEMLAQKMKDFNMVDLRDVEHASDVQEALRCYSSIRSPVYLDIVDNFFTDMYYEFSDPLTTTSSIKGSRRKAGSFRL, from the coding sequence ATGATGAAACCCACAGCCAAATCAATTGAGAGAGTTGGTCGTTTCTTAAGGAAAAGCCTTGGGAGCATCAAGTCCACTATCTGCTTTGGTAAACACCACACCTTACCTAAAATCAACAACACTCCACTCTTGAGCCCCTTCTCGTGCAGTCTACACCGCAGCTGTCCACAAGATTCCCAAACTGAAGAAACCTACAGCGTTTTCTCTTCTGAGAGCACAGCTGTTGCAGAAACCAGAGATGAGAGTCTCATCAACAAGGTCCGACACAAAAAGAAACCGAAGAAGAAGAAGGTTGCAGAGCCAATGGAGGAGGCTAAGAGAAGAGGTGAGATGCTGGCGCAAAAGATGAAAGATTTCAACATGGTGGATCTCAGAGACGTGGAGCACGCTTCGGATGTACAGGAAGCTCTTCGATGCTACTCAAGCATTAGAAGCCCTGTGTACCTTGACATTGTTGACAATTTCTTCACTGACATGTACTACGAGTTCTCTGATCCGCTCACTACTACTTCCAGTATCAAGGGCTCAAGAAGAAAAGCAGGCTCTTTCAGGCTCTAA